Proteins encoded in a region of the Falco rusticolus isolate bFalRus1 chromosome 10, bFalRus1.pri, whole genome shotgun sequence genome:
- the R3HDML gene encoding peptidase inhibitor R3HDML produces MPVLHLHLYLTALGFWMTQQSSSFLLPNATELLSPPGGRAAGLLWGVGVPRSRRKRYLSPRDMSMILDYHNQVRAQVSPPAANMEYMVWDERLARAAEAWAARCLWDHGPPQMMKYVGQNLSIHSGRYHSVMDMVKSWHQEKQHYSFPQPRECNPRCPSKCSGSVCSHYTQMVWASSSRLGCALSTCTNVRVWGSTWRHAILLVCNYAIKGNWLGEAPYKVGRPCSACPPTYGGGCSNNMCFTGLKSNQVSWF; encoded by the exons ATGCCCGTGCTCCACTTGCACCTGTACCTCACTGCCTTGGGCTTCTGGATGACACAGCAGtccagctccttcctgctgcccAACGCTACCGAGCTCCTGTCCCCCCCCGGGGGCCGAGCCGCGGGCCTgctgtggggtgtgggggtccCCCGGAGCCGTCGGAAGAGATACCTCTCCCCCCGTGACATGAGCATGATTCTGGACTACCACAACCAAGTGCGGGCACAGGTTTCCCCCCCTGCCGCCAACATGGAGTATATG GTGTGGGACGAGCGGCTGGCCAGGGCAGCGGAGGCATGGGCTGCACGCTGCCTGTGGGACCACGGCCCCCCCCAGATGATGAAATATGTGGGGCAGAACCTCTCCATCCACTCGGGCAG GTACCACTCCGTCATGGACATGGTGAAATCGTGGCaccaggagaagcagcactactccttcccccagccccgcgaGTGCAACCCCCGCTGCCCCTCCAAATGTAGCGGCTCTGTCTGCAGCCACTACACGCAG ATGGTGTGGGCATCCTCCAGCCGCCTGGGCTGCGCCCTCAGCACCTGCACCAATGTGCGGGTGTGGGGCAGCACGTGGCGGCATGCCATCCTCCTCGTCTGCAACTACGCCATCAA GGGCAACTGGCTGGGAGAAGCGCCGTACAAGGTGGGGCGACCGTGCTCAGCCTGCCCCCCTACCTACGGCGGGGGCTGCTCCAACAACATGTGCTTCACCGGACTCAAATCCAACCAAGTCAGCTGGTTCTAG
- the HNF4A gene encoding hepatocyte nuclear factor 4-alpha isoform X2, with product MVNVSTQLSAKMEAPYDTSPSEAANLNTSNSIGVSALCAICGDRATGKHYGASSCDGCKGFFRRSVRKNHMYSCRFNRQCVVDKDKRNQCRYCRLKKCFRAGMKKEAVQNERDRISTRRSSYEDSSLPSINVLLQAEVLAQQISSPVPVINGDIRGKKIANISDVCESMKQQLLVLVEWAKYIPAFCELPLDDQVALLRAHAGEHLLLGAAKRSMVFKDVLLLGNDHIIPRNCPELVEVNRVAIRILDELVLPFQELQIDDNEYACLKAIIFFDPDAKGLSDPSKIKRMRYQVQVSLEDYINDRQYDSRGRFGELLLLLPVLQSITWQMIEQIQFVKLFGMAKIDNLLQEMLLGGSSSETPHAHHPLHPHLIQENLGTNVIVANTMPPQMHNGQMSTPETPQPSPPAGSGPEQYKLLPGAIATVAKQPTSIPQPTITKQEVI from the exons ATGGTCAATGTAAGCACCCAGCTAAGCGCTAAGATGGAGGCTCCATATG ACACGTCTCCATCAGAAGCAGCCAACCTCAACACTTCCAACAGCATCGGTGTGAGCGCACTGTGTGCCATTTGTGGGGACCGTGCCACGGGGAAGCATTACGGGGCTTCCAGCTGTGATGGCTGCAAAGGCTTCTTCAGGAGGAGTGTCCGGAAGAACCACATGTACTCCTGCAG GTTTAACAGGCAGTGTGTGGTAGACAAAGATAAAAGAAACCAGTGTCGATACTGCAGACTTAAGAAGTGCTTCCGAGCAGGAATGAAGAAGGAAG CTGTACAAAATGAACGGGACCGAATCAGCACCCGGCGATCAAGTTATGAAGACAGCAGCTTGCCCTCCATCAATGTCTTACTGCAGGCAGAAGTCCTGGCACAACAG ATATCATCCCCAGTTCCTGTGATCAACGGAGACATCCGAGGGAAGAAGATTGCCAACATCTCCGATGTGTGTGAGTCcatgaaacagcagctgctggtgctggtggagTGGGCCAAGTACATCCCTGCCTTCTGTGAGCTGCCCCTGGATGACCAG GTAGCACTGCTGCGAGCACATGCAGGGGAACATCTGTTACTGGGAGCTGCCAAGAGGTCCATGGTGTTCAAGGACGTCTTGCTGCTAG GAAATGACCACATCATCCCACGGAACTGCCCCGAACTGGTGGAGGTGAACCGCGTGGCCATCCGCATCCTAGATGAGCTGGTCCTTCCCTTCCAGGAGCTGCAGATAGATGATAATGAATATGCCTGCTTGAAAGCCATCATCTTCTTCGACCCAG ATGCCAAAGGACTGAGTGACCCCTCCAAGATCAAGCGGATGCGGTACCAGGTGCAGGTCAGCCTGGAGGACTACATCAATGACCGGCAGTATGACTCACGGGGCCGCTtcggggagctgctgctgctgctgcctgtgctacAGAGCATCACCTGGCAGATGATAGAGCAGATCCAGTTCGTCAAGCTCTTTGGTATGGCTAAGATTGACAacctgctgcaggagatgctgctgggag GCTCATCAAGTGAAACGCCGCATGCTCACCACCCCCTGCACCCTCATTTGATCCAGGAGAACCTGGGAACAAATGTCATTGTGGCCAACACAATGCCTCCTCAGATGCACAATGGGCAGATGT CTACTCCAGAAACTCCACAGCCATCTCCACCTGCAGGGTCAGGACCAGAGCAATAcaagctgctgcctggagcCATTGCAACTGTGGCAAAACAGCCCACCTCCATCCCGCAGCCCACCATCACGAAACAGGAGGTCATCTAG
- the HNF4A gene encoding hepatocyte nuclear factor 4-alpha isoform X1 — MIMRLSKALIDMEMADYSAALDPAYTTLEFENMQVLAMGNDTSPSEAANLNTSNSIGVSALCAICGDRATGKHYGASSCDGCKGFFRRSVRKNHMYSCRFNRQCVVDKDKRNQCRYCRLKKCFRAGMKKEAVQNERDRISTRRSSYEDSSLPSINVLLQAEVLAQQISSPVPVINGDIRGKKIANISDVCESMKQQLLVLVEWAKYIPAFCELPLDDQVALLRAHAGEHLLLGAAKRSMVFKDVLLLGNDHIIPRNCPELVEVNRVAIRILDELVLPFQELQIDDNEYACLKAIIFFDPDAKGLSDPSKIKRMRYQVQVSLEDYINDRQYDSRGRFGELLLLLPVLQSITWQMIEQIQFVKLFGMAKIDNLLQEMLLGGSSSETPHAHHPLHPHLIQENLGTNVIVANTMPPQMHNGQMSTPETPQPSPPAGSGPEQYKLLPGAIATVAKQPTSIPQPTITKQEVI; from the exons ATGATAATGCGCCTTTCCAAAGCCCTAATAGACATGGAGATGGCAGATTATAGCGCAGCACTGGACCCGGCATATACCACTCTGGAGTTTGAGAACATGCAGGTGCTGGCGATGGGCAACG ACACGTCTCCATCAGAAGCAGCCAACCTCAACACTTCCAACAGCATCGGTGTGAGCGCACTGTGTGCCATTTGTGGGGACCGTGCCACGGGGAAGCATTACGGGGCTTCCAGCTGTGATGGCTGCAAAGGCTTCTTCAGGAGGAGTGTCCGGAAGAACCACATGTACTCCTGCAG GTTTAACAGGCAGTGTGTGGTAGACAAAGATAAAAGAAACCAGTGTCGATACTGCAGACTTAAGAAGTGCTTCCGAGCAGGAATGAAGAAGGAAG CTGTACAAAATGAACGGGACCGAATCAGCACCCGGCGATCAAGTTATGAAGACAGCAGCTTGCCCTCCATCAATGTCTTACTGCAGGCAGAAGTCCTGGCACAACAG ATATCATCCCCAGTTCCTGTGATCAACGGAGACATCCGAGGGAAGAAGATTGCCAACATCTCCGATGTGTGTGAGTCcatgaaacagcagctgctggtgctggtggagTGGGCCAAGTACATCCCTGCCTTCTGTGAGCTGCCCCTGGATGACCAG GTAGCACTGCTGCGAGCACATGCAGGGGAACATCTGTTACTGGGAGCTGCCAAGAGGTCCATGGTGTTCAAGGACGTCTTGCTGCTAG GAAATGACCACATCATCCCACGGAACTGCCCCGAACTGGTGGAGGTGAACCGCGTGGCCATCCGCATCCTAGATGAGCTGGTCCTTCCCTTCCAGGAGCTGCAGATAGATGATAATGAATATGCCTGCTTGAAAGCCATCATCTTCTTCGACCCAG ATGCCAAAGGACTGAGTGACCCCTCCAAGATCAAGCGGATGCGGTACCAGGTGCAGGTCAGCCTGGAGGACTACATCAATGACCGGCAGTATGACTCACGGGGCCGCTtcggggagctgctgctgctgctgcctgtgctacAGAGCATCACCTGGCAGATGATAGAGCAGATCCAGTTCGTCAAGCTCTTTGGTATGGCTAAGATTGACAacctgctgcaggagatgctgctgggag GCTCATCAAGTGAAACGCCGCATGCTCACCACCCCCTGCACCCTCATTTGATCCAGGAGAACCTGGGAACAAATGTCATTGTGGCCAACACAATGCCTCCTCAGATGCACAATGGGCAGATGT CTACTCCAGAAACTCCACAGCCATCTCCACCTGCAGGGTCAGGACCAGAGCAATAcaagctgctgcctggagcCATTGCAACTGTGGCAAAACAGCCCACCTCCATCCCGCAGCCCACCATCACGAAACAGGAGGTCATCTAG